In the genome of Bradyrhizobium ottawaense, the window TTGAATTCCAGCTCCAGCGCACGGATCGAGACGAGCACACGGGCGTGATCGTCATGGGTCCCCGCGGCTGAAGTTCAGCGTGAAAGTATCAGCCCCCGAAAGATAGAGCGCACAAAGCTTTTCAGGTGATGCGGTTGCCGACCCAACGGTTGCGACAATCTTGGCATGGCGTGAGCGGCGCATCGTGCCCCTCTAGTTCAGAAGATAAGTTCGGCATCAAACGAGATAGGGCCGCTCACAAGGTATTCAAAGCGAGCTGGCCGACGTTGCGCACTTTCGCTCTCTCCACCGTCCGTCGTTGCTGGACCAAGAGGTGAAAACACTGCACTTATGCACCGGATGCCGCCGCCGTCTGTCCCTGATGGGTGGATTGTACGATGCTGTTCACCGCGCGGTAGGCGAACACGATGGCTGGTCCGATCGTAATGCCGGCCCCAGGGTAGATCCCACGCATCGGTGAAGTCATGTCGTTGCCGCAGGCATAAAGACCTGCGATCGGCACGCCGTTTCCATTTAGGACCCTTCCGCCAGGATCCGTTGACAGGCCGGTCGCAGTTCCAAGGGTCGCCGGGACAATCGGGAGCGCAATGAATGGCCCGTTCTTGATAGCTCCAAGGTTCGGGTTTTTCTTTCCAACCGCGGGATCTCCCAGGGTTCGGTTGAAAGCCGATTCACCGCGTTTGAAAAGCGGATCGCGCCCTTCAGCTGCGTGGGCATTATGTTCTTCAACGGTCTTTTGGAGCTCTTGCGGGTCGAGGCCCAATTCCGCCGCAAGCTCCGCAATCGTCCGGCCAATCTCGATGTAACCCAAGCGGGCATACTTCTTGATACTCAAAGTCCAGGGCCAGGGGAGCAGGTGTCCCATGCCTCTGAGGCGGACGAATTCCTTGTCGCAGATGAAATAGAACCGCTTGTCCGCCGGATAGCCGCTATTGAACATGGCAAGACAGATGTCATGGTACGAATTGGATTCATTGACGAAGCGCTTAGCATTTGGCCCCACCGCGATGACACCTGGACGGCCACGATCGAGCCAGCCGTACGGGACCACTTGCGAGGAGCGGCCGTTCCTGAGGATCGACACGGGCGTCCAGAATCCACTCGATGCAACGTCATTATCGATCGCAGCTCCGAGCCTGCCTGCGAGCGCAATGCCGTCTCCTGTGACATCGCTGTGGGCCAGCGTATCATTGTGCTGGTGGGCTCGGCTGAGCTGGGCTCGCAATTTACCGTTCCGCGCAAAGCCACCGGTTGCCAGGATTACTCCGTGCGAGGCTCGGACGCGGAGATCCGTGCGATCCCGCTTGAGGAGTGCGCCAGTAACTCTCCCTCCCTCCCTCATCAGATCAACCGCTGGGCAGCTTGGCCAGATTTCAGTGTCGTATCTGCGAAGGCTTGCCAATAACCGCGCGATCAGAGCATTGCCGCCACTGAGTTCAGTGCCCCTCCTGTAGCGCAGCCGGTCGCCTGCGTAGCGGCTGACCCGGCGAAGGACGTGCTTGAGCGAGGCAGCCGACTGGAAGGGATTGAGAAAGCTTCTGACCTCGCCGGACGAAATCATCATGCCGCCGAGCACGACGCGAATCGGATCACTTATCAGGTCGAAATCCTTGCCGAGAAGCCGTCCGTCGTAAGCTGCGGGGCTCAGCGCCCGGCCCATGTCGATCCCGCCGATCTGGCTCGAATGATAATCCGGAGCGGAGGCCAGTGTGAACTTGACTTCACTCCCATTCTCCAAGCTGGCGAGCGCCGTTGGGCCGTCTTCAAGATAGGCATCCACGAAGTCGGGGCGATAGTAATCGCCAAGTTCGTGTTGCAGATAGATCTTCGCATTCGCAATCGAATCATCGATTTTCGCCGCTCGAGCCTGCATTGAGCATGGAACCCAGATCATGCCGTTCGAGAGGGCGGTCGTGCCACCGAGCCGGCCAGACTTCTCGCATACCGTCACGCGAAGTCCGGCTTTTGCCGCATAGAGCGCCGCGGACAGCCCGGCAGCGCCGCTGCCGATCACGAGCACGTCCGTCTCCCAATCGTGCGTCGGCTTGTTCGCTTTGGAGGAGGAAGCGGTACTAGGTTTCAATTTGGTGATCGGGTTGTTCATTCCTGCCTCGGTGCAGATTTCTGCATTGATTGCTGACGCTTTCGCGGGAGCGGAACGGCTTTGAATTCTTCGGCTGCAGCTTTCACCGCCCGCTCGATCGGAATCCGTTCGATGGAGGAGGCGCCAACGAAACCGACACATCCGGTAGACCGGTAGACTTCCGAGGTATCCTGGGGCTCGGCGATT includes:
- a CDS encoding FAD-dependent oxidoreductase, translating into MNNPITKLKPSTASSSKANKPTHDWETDVLVIGSGAAGLSAALYAAKAGLRVTVCEKSGRLGGTTALSNGMIWVPCSMQARAAKIDDSIANAKIYLQHELGDYYRPDFVDAYLEDGPTALASLENGSEVKFTLASAPDYHSSQIGGIDMGRALSPAAYDGRLLGKDFDLISDPIRVVLGGMMISSGEVRSFLNPFQSAASLKHVLRRVSRYAGDRLRYRRGTELSGGNALIARLLASLRRYDTEIWPSCPAVDLMREGGRVTGALLKRDRTDLRVRASHGVILATGGFARNGKLRAQLSRAHQHNDTLAHSDVTGDGIALAGRLGAAIDNDVASSGFWTPVSILRNGRSSQVVPYGWLDRGRPGVIAVGPNAKRFVNESNSYHDICLAMFNSGYPADKRFYFICDKEFVRLRGMGHLLPWPWTLSIKKYARLGYIEIGRTIAELAAELGLDPQELQKTVEEHNAHAAEGRDPLFKRGESAFNRTLGDPAVGKKNPNLGAIKNGPFIALPIVPATLGTATGLSTDPGGRVLNGNGVPIAGLYACGNDMTSPMRGIYPGAGITIGPAIVFAYRAVNSIVQSTHQGQTAAASGA